One Salipiger sp. CCB-MM3 genomic window carries:
- a CDS encoding quercetin 2,3-dioxygenase, whose translation MGFSRRAFLGRAALGGAAAALTGDMVLADQPLGMLPQPVATGTLPGKHELYALRDGEGEFHLIGGHVATLIMRPEESAGDCTAAILTGGVGAELPMHRHAKTDEAIYVMSGRLELYMDGKAHLLTQGDYAYVPAGTAHGYRMAGWRTRVLTWSIGDGLGQFYQSLGTPFSRPVQPDLPDHTIAQERLDAAAASADVEWLGALPEMTPVLVTATGVPSERVPYVLQDGEGERLVAADQLFSFTQTAASTDGAFFAVLDEGPAGQPIPWHYHEHHTENFFCLEGQMTLWVNGTELTLHPGDFCQVTARTVHSYRLDSPYTRFYGWLVPAVFEPFFRTIGDPTEAHVFPVEPPAFRFDRVMAKLDELDLNVLTVRD comes from the coding sequence ATGGGTTTTTCACGCAGAGCCTTCTTGGGCCGCGCCGCACTTGGCGGGGCCGCCGCCGCGCTGACCGGAGACATGGTGCTTGCCGACCAGCCGCTGGGGATGCTGCCGCAGCCGGTGGCCACCGGCACGCTGCCGGGCAAGCATGAGCTTTACGCGCTGCGCGACGGCGAGGGCGAGTTCCATCTGATCGGCGGCCATGTCGCCACGCTGATCATGCGCCCCGAGGAATCCGCGGGCGATTGCACCGCCGCCATTCTCACCGGCGGCGTCGGCGCAGAGCTGCCCATGCATCGCCACGCCAAGACCGACGAGGCGATCTACGTCATGTCCGGGCGGCTGGAGCTTTACATGGATGGCAAGGCGCATCTGCTGACACAGGGTGATTACGCCTATGTCCCCGCGGGGACAGCGCATGGCTACCGCATGGCGGGATGGCGCACGCGGGTGCTGACGTGGTCGATCGGGGATGGGCTGGGTCAATTCTACCAAAGCCTCGGCACCCCCTTCAGCCGCCCGGTGCAGCCCGACCTCCCCGACCACACGATCGCTCAGGAGCGGCTCGATGCGGCCGCCGCAAGCGCCGATGTGGAATGGCTCGGCGCCCTGCCCGAGATGACGCCGGTTCTGGTCACCGCCACCGGCGTGCCGTCCGAGCGGGTGCCCTATGTGCTGCAAGACGGTGAAGGCGAGCGGCTGGTCGCCGCCGATCAGCTTTTCAGCTTCACCCAGACCGCCGCCTCGACCGATGGCGCATTTTTCGCGGTGCTCGATGAGGGCCCCGCGGGGCAGCCGATCCCATGGCACTACCACGAGCATCACACCGAGAATTTCTTCTGTCTCGAAGGGCAGATGACGCTCTGGGTGAACGGCACCGAACTGACGTTGCACCCGGGCGATTTCTGTCAGGTGACGGCGCGCACGGTACATAGCTACCGCCTAGACTCGCCCTATACCCGCTTCTACGGCTGGCTTGTGCCCGCGGTGTTCGAGCCGTTCTTCCGCACCATCGGCGATCCGACCGAGGCGCATGTCTTCCCCGTCGAGCCGCCCGCCTTCCGCTTTGATCGGGTGATGGCAAAGCTCGATGAGCTTGACCTGAACGTGCTGACCGTCAGGGACTGA